From Pelosinus fermentans DSM 17108, the proteins below share one genomic window:
- a CDS encoding ABC transporter permease yields MLNPKLNDGSSIFRKIDSKDLFLKYSVYIVLVVLIIAFSLISPLFLSQANIGNFFRQVPTVGIATVGITMLLITGRVDLSAGSIAAFAGTAAVFLAVKGFSPPVVILAAIVIGMFWGFVNGFFIVRFKLDSFILTLGTDYMIRGIILFITNGIYVKGVPDWFYLLSNTKVGVNFIFTNTLVFAAVVIALTYVMNHTRFGRYCYAVGSNQEAARLSGINIQKHIVKVYMLEGALAALAGVLLMSNLNVGAPSEAAGVGLFAMAAAIIGGAAFSGGVGNIPGAVVGIFTLEIFRNGLAILGLNSFIQQAVTGGIIVIAVVVDYYRRNR; encoded by the coding sequence ATGTTGAACCCAAAGCTTAATGACGGTTCATCTATATTTAGGAAAATAGATAGTAAGGATTTATTTCTGAAGTATTCCGTGTATATCGTCTTGGTTGTGTTAATAATTGCTTTTTCATTGATTAGTCCGTTGTTCCTAAGCCAGGCCAATATTGGCAATTTCTTTCGGCAAGTTCCAACGGTTGGAATCGCTACTGTTGGGATAACAATGTTGTTAATAACCGGAAGAGTCGATCTGTCAGCAGGAAGTATCGCAGCTTTTGCAGGAACAGCTGCTGTTTTTCTGGCTGTAAAAGGTTTTTCACCTCCTGTGGTCATTTTAGCAGCAATTGTGATAGGAATGTTTTGGGGATTTGTCAATGGTTTCTTTATTGTAAGATTTAAGTTAGATTCCTTTATCTTGACGTTAGGTACTGACTATATGATTCGGGGTATTATTCTGTTTATAACCAATGGTATCTATGTGAAAGGTGTTCCCGATTGGTTTTATTTGTTATCCAATACGAAAGTGGGTGTAAATTTTATTTTCACAAATACCCTTGTTTTTGCAGCAGTGGTAATCGCTTTGACCTATGTGATGAACCATACTCGTTTTGGCCGCTATTGTTATGCGGTAGGTTCTAATCAGGAAGCTGCCAGATTATCAGGAATTAATATTCAAAAACACATCGTAAAAGTATATATGCTGGAAGGAGCTTTAGCGGCACTGGCGGGTGTACTTTTAATGTCCAATCTAAATGTCGGAGCGCCAAGCGAAGCCGCTGGCGTCGGCTTATTTGCTATGGCTGCTGCAATCATTGGAGGTGCAGCTTTCAGTGGTGGTGTCGGGAATATCCCCGGAGCAGTTGTTGGTATTTTTACTTTAGAAATATTTCGTAATGGACTGGCTATTTTGGGTTTAAATTCTTTTATACAACAGGCTGTTACGGGTGGTATTATCGTTATTGCCGTAGTTGTAGATTACTATCGCCGCAATAGATAA
- a CDS encoding glycoside hydrolase family 3 C-terminal domain-containing protein: MEIFDYQDETLSFEQRAKDLVSRMTIEEKVTQMVYSSPAISRLGIPAYNWWSEALHGVARAGVATVFPQAIGLAATFDEKLIYDVAEIISIEARAKFHEFQRKGDHGIYKGLTFWSPNVNIFRDPRWGRGQETFGEDPYLTGRLGVSFIKGLQGQDKKYLRAAACAKHFAVHSGPESERHRFDAVVSPKDLRETYLPAFKECVKEANVEAVMGAYNRVNGEPCCGSNILLKETLRQEWGFTGHVVSDCWAIKDFHENHRVTSSAPESVALALNNGCDLNCGNMYLNLLIAYQEGLVTEEAINTAVTRLMLTRMKLGLFDAAENVPYTNIGFHQNDCQEHREFALEVSKKTLVLLKNENHLLPLDRNTISSIAVIGPNANSREALTGNYFGTASNYITVLEGIREAVGKDTMVSYAQGCHLYRDKAENLGEERDRFAEAVSTAERADLVVMCMGLDASIEGEEGDVSNEYASGDKLGLNLPGLQQELLEVIYKTGKPIILVLLAGSALAVTWAAEKVPAIIQAWYPGAEGGKALASAIFGEYSPVGKLPITFYRTTEELPEFTDYSMKNRTYRYMTKEALYPFGYGLGYTTFAYRQLQLNRTKICAGENVQCSILVKNTGNFASDETVQLYIKDVKASVEVPIWALQGIQKIHLLPGAEQEISFTLTSRQLALINEKGNCILEPGIFEIYVGGCQPDARSLQLLTGKVMEKILLEVVGEAIELEY, translated from the coding sequence ATGGAAATATTTGATTATCAAGATGAGACATTGAGTTTTGAACAACGTGCAAAAGATTTAGTTTCAAGGATGACAATAGAAGAAAAAGTAACCCAAATGGTATACAGTTCACCAGCTATTTCTAGGTTAGGCATTCCTGCTTACAATTGGTGGAGTGAAGCACTGCATGGTGTTGCGCGAGCAGGTGTTGCTACCGTATTTCCACAAGCAATAGGGTTGGCAGCTACTTTTGATGAGAAGCTGATTTATGATGTGGCCGAAATAATATCAATTGAAGCCAGAGCTAAATTTCACGAATTTCAGAGAAAAGGAGATCATGGTATATACAAGGGGTTAACATTTTGGTCTCCGAATGTCAATATTTTTCGAGATCCCCGATGGGGACGCGGGCAGGAGACTTTTGGGGAAGATCCCTATTTGACAGGACGATTAGGCGTGTCCTTTATAAAAGGACTACAAGGTCAGGATAAAAAATATTTAAGGGCGGCCGCCTGTGCGAAACATTTTGCCGTCCATAGTGGCCCGGAAAGCGAGCGGCATCGTTTTGATGCTGTGGTTTCACCGAAAGATTTGCGAGAAACATATCTGCCTGCTTTTAAAGAATGTGTGAAAGAAGCAAATGTGGAAGCGGTAATGGGGGCATATAACAGGGTGAATGGTGAACCTTGCTGTGGCAGTAACATACTTTTAAAAGAAACATTAAGACAAGAATGGGGCTTTACTGGACATGTGGTTTCTGACTGTTGGGCGATAAAAGATTTTCATGAAAACCATAGAGTAACCAGCAGCGCTCCGGAGTCAGTAGCACTGGCTTTAAATAACGGCTGTGATTTAAACTGTGGCAATATGTATCTTAATTTATTGATTGCATATCAGGAGGGGTTAGTTACCGAGGAAGCCATAAACACGGCAGTAACAAGATTGATGCTTACCAGAATGAAGCTAGGCTTGTTTGATGCTGCTGAGAATGTTCCATATACCAATATTGGCTTTCACCAAAATGATTGTCAAGAGCATCGAGAGTTTGCCTTAGAAGTATCAAAAAAAACCTTAGTACTATTAAAAAATGAAAACCATTTACTGCCCTTAGACCGCAATACAATATCATCCATTGCGGTTATTGGACCTAACGCTAATAGCAGAGAGGCGCTTACTGGTAATTATTTCGGTACAGCTTCGAATTATATTACCGTATTGGAAGGAATTCGTGAAGCAGTAGGAAAAGATACGATGGTTTCTTACGCCCAAGGCTGCCATTTGTATAGAGATAAGGCAGAGAACTTGGGAGAAGAGCGGGATCGATTTGCTGAAGCTGTTTCTACTGCAGAGCGAGCGGATCTTGTCGTCATGTGCATGGGACTGGATGCGAGTATTGAAGGGGAAGAAGGCGATGTTTCCAACGAATATGCCAGTGGGGACAAATTGGGGCTAAATTTGCCTGGATTGCAGCAAGAACTGTTGGAAGTGATTTATAAAACAGGGAAACCGATCATTTTGGTGCTTCTTGCTGGAAGTGCTTTGGCTGTTACCTGGGCTGCTGAGAAGGTGCCTGCAATTATCCAGGCTTGGTATCCAGGAGCAGAAGGGGGAAAAGCGTTGGCTTCGGCGATTTTTGGTGAATATAGTCCTGTAGGTAAACTGCCAATTACCTTTTATCGTACCACAGAAGAACTTCCTGAGTTTACAGATTACTCCATGAAAAATCGAACTTACAGATACATGACAAAGGAAGCCTTATATCCTTTTGGCTACGGACTTGGTTATACTACTTTTGCATATCGGCAGCTGCAGCTGAATCGTACAAAAATTTGTGCTGGGGAAAACGTTCAATGCTCTATATTGGTTAAGAATACTGGGAATTTTGCATCTGATGAAACAGTACAGTTGTATATAAAAGATGTGAAAGCGAGTGTAGAAGTTCCTATTTGGGCATTACAAGGCATACAAAAAATCCATTTGCTGCCTGGCGCTGAACAAGAAATATCCTTTACCTTAACTTCAAGACAATTAGCACTGATTAATGAAAAAGGTAATTGCATATTGGAGCCTGGTATATTTGAAATATATGTAGGCGGCTGTCAGCCAGATGCCAGGAGTCTTCAGCTGCTGACTGGCAAGGTGATGGAAAAAATCCTATTAGAAGTTGTCGGAGAAGCTATAGAATTAGAGTATTAA
- a CDS encoding ABC transporter ATP-binding protein/permease, producing the protein MQQGKPSLHTTSWQLITSYWFSRKALLAWGLLLITITLNIGIVLINLYLNHWQGNFYHQLQYYNYAGFISALLDFSLIGSVYIIISGFQVFFQMMLQMHWRQWMTHHYLQRWLHDKTYYYMNHLLHNADNPDQRISEDVHLLATNTLSLFLGLLKQIATLITFITVLWQLSGNLSLTVNQTPITIYGYLVWAALGYSIIGTCLITRIGRPLVRLNVLQQGYEADFRYALVRFRENDESIALYNGETAEKNKFMRIFHNIYANYGKITITSKNITWLTVIYSQVSIIFAFLMASPRYFNNEIQLGQLFEISGAYWYVHSALSYIIDSFSKIAEWQSILIRLTQFTQNMRKAQLLLKATQDLTIHPPVNDSFIAKDLSIQCPRKEFLLKNLSLRVTAKDNILITGPSGCGKSTLLKTLTGIWPFSQGTLAHPPKEKLILVPQKSYIPIHTLYNVLLYPNLHTPITRLAMQETLKLCQLSFLTEQLDQENNWGEILSLGEQQKLAIARAILHQPDWLLLDEATSSLDTETELYMYALLKRMLPKTVLISVGHQDALKKFHTLKLELDGLGSWQLSKLPAT; encoded by the coding sequence GTGCAACAAGGAAAACCCAGTCTGCATACTACTTCCTGGCAGTTAATCACCTCTTATTGGTTTTCAAGAAAAGCGCTGCTGGCCTGGGGATTGCTCCTTATAACTATAACACTAAACATAGGTATTGTTCTGATTAATTTATATTTAAATCACTGGCAGGGAAACTTCTATCATCAACTCCAGTATTACAATTATGCCGGTTTTATTAGTGCTTTACTTGATTTTAGCCTTATAGGCAGTGTTTATATTATTATTTCCGGGTTTCAGGTTTTTTTTCAGATGATGCTGCAAATGCACTGGCGGCAATGGATGACTCATCATTATCTGCAGCGCTGGCTTCATGACAAAACTTATTATTATATGAATCATTTACTCCATAATGCAGATAATCCTGATCAGCGTATTAGTGAAGATGTTCATTTACTTGCCACTAACACACTCAGCCTTTTTTTAGGATTATTAAAACAAATTGCTACCCTCATTACCTTCATTACCGTTCTGTGGCAGTTATCGGGAAATCTTAGCCTTACCGTTAACCAAACTCCCATAACCATCTATGGCTATCTAGTCTGGGCGGCATTAGGATATTCCATCATAGGCACCTGCCTGATCACCCGGATAGGCCGCCCCTTGGTAAGGCTAAATGTCTTGCAACAGGGCTATGAAGCTGATTTTCGCTACGCTCTTGTCCGTTTCCGGGAAAATGACGAAAGTATCGCATTATATAATGGAGAAACAGCCGAAAAAAATAAATTCATGCGTATTTTTCACAATATTTATGCCAACTATGGAAAAATTACAATCACCAGTAAAAATATAACTTGGCTTACTGTAATTTATTCTCAAGTATCCATTATTTTTGCTTTTCTCATGGCCTCCCCCCGTTATTTCAACAATGAAATACAACTGGGTCAACTCTTTGAAATATCAGGAGCCTATTGGTATGTCCACTCAGCTCTTTCTTACATCATTGATAGTTTTAGCAAAATTGCGGAATGGCAATCCATCCTGATTCGCCTTACGCAATTTACTCAAAATATGCGCAAAGCCCAACTATTACTAAAAGCAACACAAGATCTTACGATACATCCTCCTGTAAACGATTCCTTTATCGCAAAAGACCTTTCTATACAATGTCCCCGCAAAGAGTTCTTATTAAAAAACTTGTCTCTGCGGGTAACTGCCAAAGATAATATCCTCATTACAGGTCCATCTGGCTGTGGAAAAAGCACGCTGCTAAAGACCTTAACCGGTATTTGGCCTTTCTCCCAAGGAACGCTTGCACATCCACCTAAGGAAAAATTAATTCTAGTGCCGCAGAAATCTTATATTCCCATCCACACATTGTACAATGTACTCCTCTATCCTAACCTTCACACCCCCATCACCAGACTCGCTATGCAGGAAACGTTAAAACTGTGCCAGCTATCCTTCCTAACAGAACAATTAGATCAAGAAAATAATTGGGGGGAAATTTTATCCTTAGGTGAACAACAAAAATTAGCAATTGCCAGGGCCATACTGCATCAGCCGGACTGGCTGCTGCTTGACGAAGCAACATCTTCCCTTGATACAGAAACGGAGCTATATATGTATGCTCTCTTAAAAAGAATGCTGCCTAAAACCGTACTTATCAGTGTCGGACATCAAGACGCTTTAAAGAAATTTCATACATTAAAACTGGAACTAGACGGACTGGGAAGCTGGCAATTATCAAAGCTGCCAGCAACATGA
- a CDS encoding ABC transporter substrate-binding protein, which yields MSITKKQYLFLAMLVLVSFLLIGCINKQVTNDGSKEQQGRVMINNHKRVIEFVTVPQRVVTLNQHATEIMLALGLSDKIVGAAHMDGEIQAEYKEQYNKIQVLSDRYPSKDTLLAVKPDFIYGYNDAFEDKWIGTVDVLEKQNIKSYITQGGLKEHATVQEVYNDINNIGKIFHVEAKAQDLIKNIKNEIQLVKEKTDIIDKRVKFMVIDAAAGNQVLIAGRSLESDLIRLAGGDNVFGNLEKSWGKTDWQEIIRRNPEVIVINEHAASSAQETIQMLVKNPALSEVEAIKKRRFVIFSFNDMNGGIRSGKTVQWLAKAFYPQLFQ from the coding sequence ATGAGTATAACAAAAAAACAGTATCTGTTTTTGGCGATGCTAGTGCTGGTATCATTTTTATTAATCGGCTGCATAAATAAACAAGTTACGAATGATGGTTCTAAAGAACAACAAGGGAGGGTTATGATAAACAATCATAAACGTGTGATTGAATTTGTAACTGTTCCTCAGCGAGTAGTTACTTTGAACCAGCATGCCACTGAGATTATGCTGGCTCTGGGTCTTTCGGACAAAATAGTAGGAGCAGCCCATATGGACGGTGAAATTCAGGCTGAATACAAGGAACAATATAACAAAATTCAAGTCCTATCGGATAGGTATCCTTCAAAGGATACCTTATTAGCAGTAAAACCGGATTTTATTTATGGCTATAATGATGCCTTTGAGGATAAGTGGATTGGTACTGTGGATGTTCTGGAAAAGCAAAATATTAAGTCCTATATCACCCAAGGGGGACTTAAGGAGCATGCAACGGTTCAGGAAGTGTATAATGATATTAACAATATCGGAAAAATTTTTCATGTTGAAGCAAAAGCACAGGATCTCATTAAAAATATAAAAAATGAGATTCAGCTAGTTAAAGAAAAAACTGATATTATCGATAAACGGGTCAAATTTATGGTAATTGATGCAGCGGCAGGGAATCAAGTTTTAATTGCAGGAAGATCGCTGGAAAGTGATTTAATACGTTTGGCGGGCGGTGATAATGTTTTTGGAAATTTAGAAAAAAGCTGGGGAAAAACAGACTGGCAGGAGATCATAAGACGCAATCCAGAGGTGATTGTGATTAATGAACATGCTGCATCATCAGCCCAAGAGACAATACAAATGCTTGTAAAGAATCCGGCATTATCGGAGGTAGAAGCAATCAAGAAGCGACGATTTGTTATTTTTTCTTTCAATGATATGAATGGAGGAATTAGAAGCGGTAAAACGGTTCAATGGTTAGCCAAAGCTTTTTATCCACAGCTATTTCAGTAA
- a CDS encoding sugar ABC transporter ATP-binding protein has translation MQKRLRMAGIEKRFPGVYALRGVNLEVNAGEVHGLLGENGAGKSTLMKILGGIYPQDKGEIFINDVDCTLMTPERAQALGVGFVHQELNLAEALNVAENIFMGRMPYKNKLLGIIDYQELYRNTQAILKKLGSKVKPTDIVGTLPTAQKQLLEIGRAISLDAKIVIFDEPTTSLGNDDVAALFNIITTLKQDGVAIIYISHRLKEVFEICDHATVLRDGQYIGTVDVKSVSQNALITMMVGRDITELFPKEYGHIGEIILEIQELSDYAGRVKSVSFYAKRGEIVGFAGLVGSGRTEIVRMLFGADPISQGTIKVRGQKVTINTPKDAINQGICLLTEDRKGQGLSLIMSVAENINMPNMQDAILKHSKLKAIAEKFRVSLRIKTASVDTAVGNLSGGNQQKVVLAKWLNTASEVFIFDEPTKGIDVGAKAEIYQIMNQLVKENKTVIMISSELPELLGMADRIYVMCEGKLTGEILKQDATQGKIMAFATVGGHHVEPKA, from the coding sequence ATGCAAAAGAGACTGAGAATGGCAGGAATTGAAAAACGTTTTCCGGGTGTATATGCTCTAAGGGGTGTAAATCTTGAAGTTAACGCGGGAGAGGTACATGGACTCTTAGGTGAAAATGGTGCAGGAAAGTCAACACTTATGAAGATTCTAGGCGGAATTTATCCTCAGGATAAAGGGGAGATATTCATTAATGATGTTGATTGTACCCTTATGACACCAGAAAGAGCACAAGCATTGGGAGTCGGTTTTGTTCATCAAGAACTGAATCTTGCAGAAGCCTTAAATGTGGCGGAAAACATTTTCATGGGAAGAATGCCCTATAAAAATAAACTGTTAGGAATTATTGATTATCAGGAATTGTATAGGAATACGCAAGCCATTCTAAAAAAACTTGGTTCTAAAGTAAAGCCTACTGATATAGTAGGAACGCTCCCTACAGCGCAAAAACAGCTGTTAGAGATTGGTAGAGCGATTAGCTTGGATGCAAAAATCGTTATATTTGATGAACCAACGACTTCATTAGGTAATGATGATGTAGCCGCATTGTTTAACATCATTACTACATTGAAACAAGATGGGGTCGCCATCATCTATATATCACATCGATTAAAAGAAGTCTTCGAGATCTGTGACCATGCCACCGTATTGCGGGATGGTCAGTATATAGGGACGGTTGATGTGAAAAGTGTGTCCCAGAATGCCTTAATTACGATGATGGTTGGTCGAGATATTACAGAGTTATTTCCTAAAGAATATGGTCATATCGGGGAAATTATCTTGGAAATACAGGAATTATCGGACTATGCAGGCAGGGTCAAAAGTGTCTCGTTTTATGCTAAGAGAGGTGAAATTGTTGGCTTTGCAGGTCTGGTAGGATCAGGCAGAACGGAAATCGTAAGAATGCTGTTTGGCGCAGATCCCATATCCCAAGGAACTATTAAAGTCAGGGGACAAAAAGTCACGATAAATACGCCTAAAGATGCGATAAATCAAGGGATTTGTTTGCTTACCGAAGATAGAAAAGGCCAAGGATTATCATTGATTATGTCGGTAGCGGAAAACATCAATATGCCCAATATGCAAGATGCTATTTTAAAGCATAGCAAGCTTAAGGCAATTGCTGAAAAATTCAGAGTAAGTCTGCGAATTAAAACGGCATCCGTAGATACTGCGGTCGGTAATTTATCAGGCGGAAATCAGCAAAAGGTCGTTTTGGCAAAATGGCTGAATACTGCCTCAGAAGTATTTATTTTCGATGAGCCCACGAAAGGAATTGATGTGGGGGCTAAGGCTGAAATATATCAAATTATGAATCAATTAGTGAAAGAAAACAAGACTGTAATTATGATATCTTCTGAACTTCCCGAACTTTTGGGCATGGCAGACCGAATTTATGTCATGTGTGAGGGAAAATTAACGGGAGAAATATTGAAACAGGATGCAACGCAAGGGAAGATTATGGCGTTTGCTACCGTAGGGGGGCATCATGTTGAACCCAAAGCTTAA
- a CDS encoding phosphotriesterase family protein, giving the protein MSQKIMTVCGPIAPEQLGFTSMHEHVLSDCSMFRSRIRKSCFIPSHRNLKLEDKLVLENRSALRHNIVLSLDNMRLDDKQMMTAEVGEFKDRGGNSIVEVSAPGIRSSPNDLLAIRQIAERTGVHIVASTGLYAEYTWPAYYRDMSFKQFCSFLRREIDQGVGKTGIFPGHIKAAYEVYTKQLEDYLRAAAFVSGETGLSLQVHLGPDLTKDEVRQNVLQPLSRGGCIPERTILCHVQLLMGVLSIEQLVNNPGHVPFDISLHRELLDMGFILSFTPFGFEADDEPLGIAHYPDWYILSGLVSLIREGYAGQIVIGNDVFTKLATRRGGGEGYTRLADFVVPSLKKCGVSDNDIKKIMIENPARILAF; this is encoded by the coding sequence ATGTCGCAAAAGATTATGACGGTTTGCGGTCCGATCGCACCAGAACAGCTTGGTTTCACCTCTATGCATGAACATGTCCTTTCGGACTGCTCCATGTTTCGCAGCCGAATTCGCAAATCCTGCTTTATCCCGAGTCATCGCAACCTGAAGCTGGAAGATAAGCTAGTGCTGGAGAATCGTTCAGCCCTGCGTCATAACATAGTTTTATCTTTGGACAATATGAGGTTAGATGACAAACAGATGATGACTGCCGAAGTAGGCGAATTTAAAGATCGTGGTGGTAATTCAATTGTTGAAGTTAGCGCACCTGGCATTCGCAGTTCGCCCAATGACCTTCTTGCCATTCGGCAGATAGCCGAACGTACAGGTGTTCATATTGTGGCTTCTACAGGTTTATATGCAGAATACACATGGCCAGCTTATTACCGTGATATGTCATTTAAACAGTTTTGCTCATTCTTGCGCCGCGAAATTGATCAAGGCGTTGGCAAAACTGGTATTTTTCCCGGCCATATCAAGGCGGCTTATGAGGTGTACACTAAACAATTAGAAGACTATTTGCGCGCGGCAGCCTTCGTCTCCGGCGAAACAGGCTTGTCGCTGCAGGTTCACCTAGGACCTGATCTCACAAAGGACGAGGTGAGGCAGAATGTACTGCAGCCCCTATCTCGAGGTGGGTGTATTCCTGAAAGGACAATCTTGTGTCATGTCCAGCTGCTGATGGGCGTTCTTTCTATTGAACAACTTGTGAATAATCCTGGGCATGTACCTTTTGATATCAGCCTGCACAGAGAGTTGCTTGATATGGGCTTTATACTTTCTTTCACTCCTTTTGGTTTTGAGGCCGATGATGAGCCTTTGGGGATTGCTCATTATCCTGACTGGTATATTTTATCGGGGTTAGTGTCGTTGATCCGAGAGGGCTATGCAGGACAAATCGTTATCGGGAATGATGTATTTACTAAACTGGCTACACGTCGGGGTGGGGGTGAAGGTTATACGCGTCTCGCAGATTTTGTTGTACCATCATTGAAAAAATGCGGTGTGTCTGACAATGATATCAAAAAGATAATGATAGAAAATCCGGCTCGTATTTTAGCCTTTTAA
- a CDS encoding sugar ABC transporter substrate-binding protein yields MKKKILALLLIGIMMGVLTGCSGSDSKATSNVSGSDKKTLYFIPIVDTGAYWSPMKKAAEERAKELGYHLVFKTSPPSESQKNEKHIGFLQEAITSNAVGIAIAPMDPDMFDRKVKEARDAGVSIVTFDADVKTKDNRAAYVGTDNKLAGEELGKKAAEYLKGKGIKKGKIALAAVNLTQTTMTYRQDGIRKGFESVMGADAQSFSWLEPIQDNDQASESKRQLEGQITSNPDLIAVFSLGSEGPDTGVMEAIKSQGKAGKIYHFGFDYTPTWENGIKEGLITGIVDQDSYAIGKTIIDVMDKIIKKEKIQDNYPVAVKWVEANQIVEYGKDKQKQFTSETK; encoded by the coding sequence ATGAAAAAGAAGATACTGGCATTACTGCTCATTGGAATCATGATGGGAGTATTGACCGGCTGCTCGGGCTCCGATTCTAAAGCTACTAGTAATGTGTCCGGCTCAGATAAAAAGACGTTATACTTCATCCCGATTGTAGATACAGGAGCATACTGGTCACCGATGAAAAAAGCGGCTGAAGAGCGGGCTAAGGAACTTGGCTATCATTTGGTATTTAAGACTTCACCTCCTAGTGAATCACAAAAAAATGAAAAACATATTGGATTTCTCCAGGAAGCTATAACGAGTAACGCTGTAGGAATTGCGATTGCGCCCATGGACCCGGATATGTTTGATCGGAAGGTGAAAGAAGCAAGGGATGCAGGAGTATCCATCGTTACTTTTGATGCAGATGTCAAAACAAAGGACAACCGAGCGGCTTATGTGGGAACCGATAACAAGTTGGCTGGTGAAGAGTTGGGGAAAAAAGCTGCAGAATATTTAAAAGGAAAAGGAATTAAAAAGGGTAAGATTGCTTTGGCAGCAGTAAATCTTACGCAAACAACTATGACATATCGGCAAGACGGAATAAGAAAAGGGTTTGAGAGTGTAATGGGGGCGGATGCGCAAAGTTTTTCCTGGTTAGAACCCATCCAGGATAATGATCAAGCTTCTGAATCTAAAAGACAGTTAGAAGGGCAGATAACCTCTAATCCAGATTTAATTGCAGTATTTTCTCTAGGTTCCGAGGGGCCTGATACCGGGGTTATGGAAGCTATTAAATCACAAGGCAAGGCTGGGAAAATATATCACTTTGGCTTTGATTATACCCCTACTTGGGAAAATGGAATTAAAGAAGGATTAATTACAGGTATAGTAGACCAAGATTCCTACGCCATCGGTAAAACCATTATTGACGTAATGGACAAAATTATCAAGAAAGAGAAAATACAAGATAACTATCCAGTGGCGGTTAAGTGGGTAGAAGCCAATCAAATCGTGGAGTATGGCAAAGATAAACAAAAACAATTTACGAGTGAAACCAAGTAG
- a CDS encoding pyridoxal phosphate-dependent aminotransferase gives MISQNIYNKINKSSWIRAMFEEGAKLRKIHGAENVYDFSLGNPDYEPPVEVKNAIKKYTSDDSAGLHRYMSNAGHPEVREKIAKKTSEESGLPVTQNHIIMTCGAAGGLNVVLKSILNPEDEVIVFSPYFVEYLFYIENCNGKPVVVPADTKTFEPSLDLLARSITSKCKAIIINSPNNPTGVVYSEETLKKIAALLVTKETEFNSKILVISDEPYSKIVYDQVEVPSILKIFKHSAIVNSYSKSLAIPGERVGYIAVNPSIADVDLLINGMIFCNRTLGFVNAPSLFQKVIADSLDTVVNTDEYKRRRDFLYNNLIELGYSCVKPQGAFYLFPQSLIPDDIEFAKRALKYNLLIVPGSGFGCPGYFRLAYCVDFNSIKNSIPAFKALAEEFKGQK, from the coding sequence ATGATTTCACAAAATATTTACAATAAGATTAATAAATCTTCGTGGATACGTGCTATGTTTGAGGAAGGAGCAAAACTTCGAAAAATTCATGGTGCAGAAAATGTATACGATTTTAGTTTGGGTAATCCTGACTATGAACCACCAGTAGAAGTAAAAAATGCCATTAAGAAATATACATCAGACGACAGTGCTGGTCTTCATCGTTATATGAGCAACGCTGGACACCCAGAAGTCCGGGAGAAAATCGCAAAAAAAACTTCTGAGGAAAGCGGATTGCCTGTAACACAAAATCATATCATCATGACCTGTGGAGCTGCTGGTGGACTGAATGTTGTCTTAAAAAGCATCTTAAATCCCGAAGATGAAGTAATCGTTTTTTCTCCGTATTTTGTTGAATATCTATTTTATATTGAAAACTGTAATGGGAAACCTGTAGTTGTCCCGGCAGATACCAAGACCTTTGAACCTTCTCTAGATCTTCTCGCCAGAAGTATCACATCTAAATGTAAAGCAATCATCATCAATTCACCCAATAATCCGACAGGCGTAGTATACAGCGAAGAAACATTAAAAAAGATTGCTGCTCTATTAGTAACTAAAGAAACAGAGTTCAACTCCAAAATACTTGTAATATCTGATGAACCTTACAGCAAAATAGTCTATGATCAAGTGGAAGTACCCAGCATTCTGAAGATATTCAAGCATTCTGCCATTGTAAACTCCTACAGTAAATCTTTAGCCATCCCAGGCGAACGCGTTGGCTATATTGCAGTAAATCCAAGTATTGCTGATGTGGATTTATTAATCAACGGCATGATTTTTTGCAATCGAACACTAGGTTTCGTAAATGCCCCATCCCTTTTCCAAAAAGTAATCGCCGATTCGTTAGACACGGTTGTAAATACTGATGAATATAAAAGAAGACGTGATTTCTTATACAATAATCTGATTGAGTTAGGATATTCCTGCGTAAAACCCCAGGGAGCATTTTATCTTTTTCCTCAATCCCTTATTCCCGACGACATCGAATTTGCAAAACGCGCACTGAAATACAATCTCCTCATTGTACCTGGCAGCGGATTTGGTTGCCCTGGATACTTTAGATTGGCTTATTGCGTTGATTTCAATAGTATTAAGAATTCTATTCCTGCTTTTAAAGCACTGGCAGAAGAATTTAAAGGGCAAAAATAA